Part of the Rhodohalobacter barkolensis genome, TTCATTTGTTGGGATAACATAGATATCAGTTTTAGAACTATCAGTGCTGATTTTTTGAACTTTGCCTCGCTTAACATTATTGTTTTTGTCGGCATCAATTTCAATTCCCAGGTAGTCTAATCCTTCAATGGACTGCTTACGAATTTCGGCGGAGTTCTCACCAATTCCGGCAGTGAATATGATGGAATCACAGCCATTGAGTGTTGCGATGTATGATCCGATGTATTGCTTCACTTTATGGCAAAAAACATCAACGGCCTGCTGGCAACGGCGATCACCGTTATGGGCTTCATTCAGCAGGTCGCGCATGTCACTGGCATAACCGCTAAGTCCAAGGAGTCCGCTGTGTCTGTTGAGCAATGCGTGCAGATTGTTGAGTGTAATCTCCTCTTTCTCCATAATGTAGAACAATATGGAAGGATCCAGATCTCCGCTGCGTGTTCCCATCACCAAACCGGAAAGCGGGGTAAAACCCATTGAAGTTTCCACAGATTTGCCTCCATCAATAGCTGCGATGGATGCGCCGTTACCCAAATGGCAGGTAATCACTTTGGTATCTTCAACGGGCTTTTCGGTCAACTTATAATATTGGCGGCTAACGTAATAGTGTGAGGTTCCATGAAAACCGTACTTCCGGATTTTATACCGTCGATAGAGTCGGTTGGGAATACCATACAGATAAGCCTTGGCCGGTAGTGAGTGATGAAATGCCGTATCAAAAACGGCAACATGGGGAATGGTTGGCAGATGTTTTTTAGCAGCCTGAATCCCTTTCAGATTGTTGGGATTGTGCAGAGGAGCCAAATCAAAAGCCTCTTCGATCGCATGAGTTACGTCATCATCAATCAAAACGGAGTCTTTAAACATTTCACCCCCGTGTACAACCCTGTGGCCAACGGCTTTGATATCGGAGGGTGAGGAAATAATTTCATTCTTTTCATTTAGCAGATAGTTCATAACTTCCTGCAAAGCTTCCTCGTGGTTTGCAATAACCTGGGTGGTTTTCTTGTGCTTTTTACCTTCCGGTTCGTGCTTTACAATAGACGTTACAGCACCTATACGTTCCACAATTCCCTTGCAAACATCTTTTGAACTTTCCGTCTCAATTAAATTGTACTTAACGGAAGAACTCCCGCA contains:
- a CDS encoding acetate/propionate family kinase, which codes for MLVLVINCGSSSVKYNLIETESSKDVCKGIVERIGAVTSIVKHEPEGKKHKKTTQVIANHEEALQEVMNYLLNEKNEIISSPSDIKAVGHRVVHGGEMFKDSVLIDDDVTHAIEEAFDLAPLHNPNNLKGIQAAKKHLPTIPHVAVFDTAFHHSLPAKAYLYGIPNRLYRRYKIRKYGFHGTSHYYVSRQYYKLTEKPVEDTKVITCHLGNGASIAAIDGGKSVETSMGFTPLSGLVMGTRSGDLDPSILFYIMEKEEITLNNLHALLNRHSGLLGLSGYASDMRDLLNEAHNGDRRCQQAVDVFCHKVKQYIGSYIATLNGCDSIIFTAGIGENSAEIRKQSIEGLDYLGIEIDADKNNNVKRGKVQKISTDSSKTDIYVIPTNEELVIAIDAAKIATATQQSPWL